A window from Camelus dromedarius isolate mCamDro1 chromosome 9, mCamDro1.pat, whole genome shotgun sequence encodes these proteins:
- the CLEC3A gene encoding C-type lectin domain family 3 member A, translating into MAKSGLVIYILVITLLLDQTTSHTSKFKARKHSKRRVKENDGDLKTQVEKLWREVNVLKEIQALQTVCLRGTKVHKKCYLASEGLKHFHEANEDCISKGGTLVIPRSSDEINALRDYGKRSLPGVNDFWLGINDMVTEGKFVDVNGIAISFLNWDSAQPNGGKRENCALFSQSAQGKWSDEVCRSSKRYICEFIIP; encoded by the exons ATGGCAAAGAGTGGACTTGTAATTTACATCCTGGTTATCACCTTACTCCTGGACCAGACCACCAGTCACACGTCCAAGTTCAAAGCCAGGAAGCACAGCAAACGCCGAGTGAAAG AAAATGATGGAGACCTGAAGACTCAAGTAGAAAAGCTCTGGAGAGAGGTCAATGTCCTGAAGGAAATTCAAGCCCTGCAGACAG TCTGTCTCCGAGGCACAAAAGTTCACAAGAAGTGCTACCTTGCTTCAGAAGGCTTGAAGCACTTCCACGAAGCTAATGAAGACTGCATTTCCAAGGGAGGGACCCTGGTTATCCCCAGAAGCTCTGATGAAATCAACGCCCTCCGAGACTATGGTAAAAGGAGCCTGCCGGGTGTCAATGACTTTTGGCTAGGCATCAACGACATGGTCACAGAAGGCAAGTTTGTTGACGTCAATGGAATTGCCATCTCCTTCCTCAACTGGGACAGTGCACAGCCTAACGGTGGCAAGCGGGAAAATTGTGCCCTCTTCTCCCAGTCAGCTCAGGGCAAATGGAGTGATGAGGTCTGTCGTAGCAGCAAGAGGTACATATGTGAGTTCATCATCCCTTAA